The following are encoded in a window of Hemiscyllium ocellatum isolate sHemOce1 chromosome 46, sHemOce1.pat.X.cur, whole genome shotgun sequence genomic DNA:
- the LOC132836267 gene encoding zinc finger and SCAN domain-containing protein 2-like — translation MEGKSAVHREEKLYTCCTCGQGFSRSLALTEHEYSHSGERPFICSQCGKGFARSSTLLRHQQIHTEERPFKCLDCGKCFKSSRDLVSHQRVHTDERPFSCSQCRAGFRWSSQLATHQRVHTGETPFTCMECGKGFSRSTHLMTHQRLHTGERPFTCSVCGKGFTDSSNLTSHQRVHTNNRPFSCFVCGKRFTQSCNLLTHQHVHINERPFRCLDCGRCYKSTKELMSHQPIHSEERPFKCPDCGKRYRSSGDLMSHQRVHTNERPFRCSRCDTGFRRSSDLIDHQRIHTGERPFTCTECGKGFTQKSNLLKHQQVHTEERPFQCPDCGKCYKSSGSLMSHQRVHTDERPFRCSQCGTGFKWSSQLTVHQRVHTGERPFACSECGKRFAVKSNLLSHQRVHE, via the coding sequence ATGGAAGGAAAAAGTGCCGTTCACAGAGAGGAGAAACTGTACACATGTTGTACCTGTGGACAAGGTTTCAGCAGATCATTGGCCCTGACAGAACATGAATACAGTCACagcggggagaggccgttcatctGTTCccagtgtgggaaaggattcgcTCGATCATCcactctgctgaggcaccagcaaaTTCACACAGAGGAGAGACCTTTTAAATGCTTAGACTGTGGCAAGTGCTTTAAAAGCTCTAGGGATCTGGTGTCCCATCAACGTGTACACACTGATGAGAGACCCTTCAGTTGCTCTCAATGTAGGGCTGGATTCAGGTGGTCATCCCAACTTGCtacacaccagcgagttcacactggggagaccCCGTTCACCTGCATGGAGTGTGGGAAGGGGTTCTCTCGGTCAACTCACCTCATGACACATCAGCggcttcacactggggagaggcccttcacctgctctgtctgtgggaagggattcactgatTCATCGAACCTCACGtcacaccagcgagttcacaccaacaacaggccgttcagctgctttgtgtgtgggaagagattcactCAGTCATGCAATCTGCTGACACACCAGCACGTTCACATTAATGAGAGACCTTTCAGatgtttagattgtgggaggtgCTATAAAAGCACCAAGGAACTGATGTCCCATCAACCTATTCATAGTGAGGAAAGACCTTTTAAATGCCCAGACTGTGGGAAACGTTACAGAAGTTCTGGGGACCTGATGTCCCATCAGCGTGTTCACACTAATGAGAGACCTTTCAGGTGCTCTCGTTGCGATACTGGGTTTAGGCGATCATCTGACCTCATTGATCACCAGcggattcacactggggagagaccgttcacctgcactgagtgcgggaagggattcactcagaaaTCCAACCTACTGAAACACCAGCAAGTTCACACAGAGGAGAGACCTTTTCAATGCCCAGACTGTGGGAAGTGCTATAAAAGCTCCGGGAGCTTGATGTCCCATCAGCGTGTTCACACTGACGagagaccattcaggtgctctcaaTGTGGGACTGGGTTCAAGTGGTCATCCCAACTCACTGTACACCAACgtgttcacactggagagaggccgTTTGCCTGCTCTGAGTGTGGAAAGAGATTTGCTGTGAAATCCAATCTGCTGAGTCATCAACGGGTCCATGAATAA
- the LOC132836271 gene encoding gastrula zinc finger protein XlCGF8.2DB-like isoform X1 — protein MEGKRTVHGEEKSYLFRRAKLWKCEDCGKECNYPSDLETHRRSHTGERPFSCPECGKGFIQSSDLLRHQRVHTGERPFTCTECGKGFTQLSNMLIHQRIHTGEKPFTCPECRQGFTQLSTLLRHQHVHTGERPFTCSKCGKGFTESSHLLNHQRIHSGERPFTCSKCGKGFTRSCTLLRHQRVHNGERPFTCSKCGKGFTTLCTLLNHQRVHTGERPFTCSVCGKAFSQLSNMLAHRRVHTGERPFACPECGKGFSTTSTLMNHQRVHTGEKPFTCPECGKGFSQSSNMLTHHRVHTGEKPFPCTVCKKRFARLCNLLTHQRVHQ, from the coding sequence ATGGAAGGAAAAAGAACGGTTCATGGTGAAGAGAAATCGTATTTGTTTCGGAGGGCAAAATTGTGGAAATGTGAAGACTGTGGGAAGGAATGCAATTACCCATCCGACCTGGAAACACATCGACGAAGTCACACgggagagaggccgttcagctgccctgagtgtgggaagggattcattcaatcttctgacctgctgagacaccagcgcgttcacactggggagaggccgttcacctgcactgagtgtgggaagggatttactcaGCTATCAAACATGCTGATACACCAGCgaattcacacaggggagaagccattcacctgcCCTGAGTGTAGACAAGGCTTTACTCAGCTATCGaccctgctgagacaccagcatgttcacactggggagaggcccttcacctgctccaagtGTGGGAAGGGTTTCACTGAGTCATCCCATCTGCTCAATCACCAGCGAATTCACagtggggagaggccattcacctgctccaagTGTGGGAAGGGTTTCACTCGGTCATGCaccctgctgagacaccagcgagttcacaacgGAGAGAGACCGTTCACTTGCtccaagtgtgggaagggattcacgaCCTTGTGCACCCTGCTGaaccaccagcgggtccacactggtgAGAGGCCTTTCACCTGCTCAGTATGCGGGAAAGCATTCAGTCAGTTGTCCAACATGCTGGCGCACCGGCgcgttcacactggggagagaccatttgCCTGTCCAGAATGTGGGAAAGGGTTCAGTACCACATCCACCCTGATGAATCACCAGcgtgttcacaccggggagaagccattcacctgcccagagtgtgggaaaggattctcTCAGTCATCCAACATGCTGACACACCATCGCGTTCACACAGGGGAAAAGCCATTTCCCTGTACCGTGTGTAAGAAGAGATTTGCTCGTTTGTGTAACCTGCTGACTCACCAGCGAGTTCACCAGTAA